The Patescibacteria group bacterium genomic interval ACCCTCAATATTGCCTTGGTAATTTAAGCCGTTTTGCTGTTTGAGTAGTTCATCAGCCAATTTCAGAGTGTCATTACCCTTACCTGACTCACTGCCGATATTCAATAACTTAATGATCGGCTGTTCCAAACCCCATATTTCTTTGGCATAGATTGAACCCATTAAAGCGCAATTAACCAGGTCAATGGCTTGGGCGTTATGAATTGCTCCGGAATCCAGAAGCAGACAAGGGCCGCATTCATTGGGCAAGGGCACGGCGATGGCTGGTTGCAGGCCGCGTTTGATGCGTCCCAGAATTATCGTTCCCCACAAAACCATCGCGCCCGTGTTACCGGCGGAGACGAAAGCTTCGGCGCCTTCGCTCGTGTTCTTCAGCAGTCTGACGCCTCGGGCAATAGTGGAATCTTTTTTCTTTCTGATTTGTTCTTTGTTGTCGGACATTTCAATTCTTTCTGAACAGCATAAAAATGACAGTCCGTTGAGTTTTTTATTCTTCTTAGCTAGAGCGACTGTCGCTTCCGTACCCACTGCCAAAAGCTCTTCCGGCTTGACGTATCCAAGTTTTAAAGCTAACTGTATGCCCTTGATGATGTTATGAGGTGATTTGTCACCGCCGTTTAAATCGATTGCTATATTTAGCATGACTACCTCCTTTGTTTTTTAAAAGTGCGAATTGTCAATTCTGAAAACATTTTACCATAATATTGCGCTTTGGCAAACAATATTTTTCGATATAACAAAACCCCGCTATAAACGGGGTTTTGTGGCGTTGTTACGCTTTTGTATTATTTTTCGATTACCACTTCTTTGGTTTCGTCTTCTTTGGCCTTCTCGCTTTTTGGCTTACGGCCGCGTTTTTTGACTTCTTTCTTTTCTTCTTTTTTTTCGTCTTCAGCCGATTCTTCAGTTTTGACTTCAGCTGTTTCTCCCGGTGCTTCTTCTGCTGCAACCTTTTCTGTCTTTTCGGTTTTTTCCGTCTTGCTCGGCTTAACCAAAGACAATCCTAAGCGATGATTCTTGGAGTCCAAGGAGACGACGTAGAAGTCTTTTTTTTCGCCTTCCTTGGCAACCTCTGACGGATCCTTGATTGGCTTGTCAGATAGCTGGGAAACATGGGCTAAACCCTGG includes:
- a CDS encoding phosphate--acyl-ACP acyltransferase produces the protein MLNIAIDLNGGDKSPHNIIKGIQLALKLGYVKPEELLAVGTEATVALAKKNKKLNGLSFLCCSERIEMSDNKEQIRKKKDSTIARGVRLLKNTSEGAEAFVSAGNTGAMVLWGTIILGRIKRGLQPAIAVPLPNECGPCLLLDSGAIHNAQAIDLVNCALMGSIYAKEIWGLEQPIIKLLNIGSESGKGNDTLKLADELLKQQNGLNYQGNIEGDRIFTEPVNVIVCPGEIGNNTIKVAEGVMKLIKDKLGFIWKIFSFLYGHHKKTDHEEIGGAILLGVDGIEIIAHGKSQPLAIANAIRRAKMEATADILSKIKTGLTTAN